The following DNA comes from Triticum aestivum cultivar Chinese Spring chromosome 3D, IWGSC CS RefSeq v2.1, whole genome shotgun sequence.
CGATCACAAGGAGCCCACGAAGTTGAGAAGAAGCCGCAGCagaggcattccatcgaacacctcggaGGCGTCCGCGCGAGAAACGAATCCACACCATACCACTAGATCGTATGCGTACCTGTGCGTTCTACCTGGGCCGATCCACGCGCCTCTGGTGATCGATCGTTGCTTCAACTTGCCACCAGCCCGCTACTCCGTTCCTGCTACTAGACAATGAATTGGATGCTTGGTTCAGCGTTGGAAGTTcgaacagaaaaaaaaaacagggGAACTAAGCAACGACGATGGATGAGACAATGAGACCGCTGGTTAGGAGCCAAGCACGTGCCAGCGCCGCCGCGAGGGAGGATCCGGCCACCGAGAGATGGCGGCGATGGACCACCAGCCGATCGCCTCGGTGCTCCTGTGGCGCCTTTTTTTTTATATACAGAGCATCCTGTGGCGTTTTTTTGTAGAAACACGtgtaatctttccctaataataataaaTCGTTTATCGCTTCTGCCCGCGTGCTCACCGTCGTCTCGCTTTTGCTAAAACCCCCTTGTGTTTTTCAGTAATACAACCAGCAGTCCCTCTTCTACATGTGTAAAAACGGTTCGCTTTTTACGAACAAACCCCTGCGTCTTATCCAGACGCTCCTTCTTCCTTTCTTGCCGCGGGGGAGCAGGAGAaggtgaggggcggcgcggcgcggcggagcAGGAGAGGttgaggggcggcgcggcgcggcggagtAAGAGAGATTGTGGGGCAGCGCGGCGGAGCAGTTCAGATTGAGGGGCGGGCACAGCTCGTACGCCACGGCGAGCGCCCCATCGAGGCACGACGACCGCGGGAGGCAGAACGCCATGCTGGCCGGACCCAACGCCGGCGGGTGCGCCAGGGCCAGCCTGTCCGCCAGGCCCTGCACGAGCACGACGCGACACGCTGGAACGCCGTGCTGTGCACGGGCGCGCCGACCTGCAGCTCACGCAGCAGCGCAGCGGCCTGGGCGCGGTCGCGGCACACCACCGCCTCGGCGCAGGCGACCAGCAGCTGCACGAGCCGCATGCCATCagctcctctgccaccaccactcACTGCTCCCGTTTCGTGATTTGGATGGACAATTGAAGGCCGTATCCTTGTCCAACACCAAGCAGTGGAGTGCCCGACCCAGATTTCAGTTGCTTGCTATAAGAAGGAGGGGTCCTCGGCCCGAATCTCCATCAGGTTGTGTCCTTGGACCATAAGCTCCATCAAAGCCAGTCCAAATTGCAATTTTTGACGAAACGTCCAATGTCGGCACCAAGTTCGCCGGAGGAACAAGTGCCGAGTTCGCCGGAGGAACAAGAACATCCGTCCAACCGTCCAATTTCGCCTGCCTCGGCTACACCAGAGGTATGTATCCCCTTGATATTCACTGGATGGAATCCCCTGTTTTACATACTGTTTTTGTCCCCTGGCTCTGTCTCTGATTCTGTTCTCTAACAGTTCTGCTGTTTCATGATTTTGAGTCCAAATAGATTTATGTTTTGCAAAAATTAATGGAAGAAGTTAGAATTTCTGTTAATACGACTTTAGTTTAGCCTGACTGAGATTATGGACAGTACTTGATTTTGTACTGTAGGTATATATGTACTTTGCTGTTTGCTCAACGAATTATATCAATATCAATAAGCTGACATTTTTCAGTCCGTCTTTTCTTGTGATCTGAATTGTGATGTAGGACATAGCCACAAGGGATATTTCTGAGGGGCTGCGTCTTGAGCAAATGATCATATCCAAAAATCATGACACACTGCCCTCTATATAGTCACAGCTCTCCATCCGGCATGATTTTTATCATTCTAATGTTGGCAAGTGATCTTAAGACTTTTTTCCCCGAGTGATTCGTAAGACTAATTACCCTACACAATTCGCAGTTTTAGTATCTCTTATGCACCTAAATATATTTGTAACTGAAAAAATGTTCAGGTTCCCGCAGGTTTTGCCTTGATTAACAAATTGGAATGAATTTGTTTGTGCTGTAGCCAAGAGGATCTGATTGTCTGTTTTCTTACACAACATGCTACCCTTAATTGTCAGAAAAAACCGAGTTTCCCTTGGTTCCGTTTGTGCTGTGTGCCTGTGTCATCTGTTATTCAGTGTATTTTATTGAGATTTACATCTATTAAGGTCATCCAATCAGTAAATTTGGATTAAGAATTACTTACTAGACTGGAGGCAACATTTTTTTTCCCTCATGGCTTCTTCCTACTCAGAGTCATATTCTCTCTAAATTCTTAGTCTAAATCCAAGCCGAGAATAGGTCTGGAATAGGTCAGTAAAATCATGTATTGCTGCCCTCATAGCttatatatatgtatgtgtgtgaTATGCACTGCTGTCTTTTAAATCATGTTGCCTTGTCCTGAAGTCTTCACATATATTTGGGAGGAGATGAGTAAGTTTATCAGAATTTATGTTGGCTAGACCTACCTATATGTCAATCCATACTACTCCTAGCTTCTTGTGAATGTGCTGATATTTATCCTTGTCTTCTCTCCTTTTTGTGCTCTTCTTTTTATTACTCAAATAAATCTGTAATTTAGACAGGCTAACATAAATATCTCAAAGCTTTTTGTGTGTTCAGAGATTTATTTAGAGATGGTAAAATAAAGATCTTGATGTATCGACGGTTTGTGGTCTTGGAGCTGTTCTGTTACAGTTCAGGATACTCAATTTCCTCCTGCTGGTATCATCGTCTCCCTGTAATGTGATGTAGCACAGTACTATGCACTTCAGAACTAAGCCCAGAACCTAGCTAGCTTACTTGAGGGTCGGCTCCGGATTTTGTCGATCTTGTTTGTGTATAATTTGTGAGGGGCTGTACAGAGTCAATTAATCAGTCAATCAATATGAACCTGTTTTTCTCTACGGTCCTCTGAACATACTCGCTATAAGAACACTAATTACCCTACGGAGTGGACCTGGGATAGTTCCAGAGTATGGACTAGAAGGCGGAGGAAACAAAAATTAGGTGGTCGAATTGGTTGTATCTACCATGTACGTCTGGTGAGCTTTTTCCCATTGGATGTTACTCATGGTAGTCACAGGTGCACTTGCTTTGAGGATGTGAGATGTTATAATGTTGTCCTTTATGGCACAAGCCTGGGGCTTAGTCAAGATTTTCGAAGTAGCTATTGTATGGGCTACTCCTTTTCAGTTACGGCATCTCTTTGTGACAATTTTGTTGCACTATGAAATTACAAGGTATTGGCCCAGCAAGGCAGAATATATATCTTCCTCATTTTACAACACATATCTTCCCTAATATAATTTTAATTAGTTGGGATTCTTACAGTGGTAATCTTCCTCATTTTGCAACATAGGTCTTTTTACCTCTTCTATTTTGTATCACATTCTATTAAATAATTGGAATTCTTATTTGTTGCAAGAGAACCTGTTGTGGCCGAAGTGCAGATGTTCAAAGTTTCAGTACAGCAGCTTCATTCGGTTGCAAAGTTTGCTTAAGTAACTTTTGGTTAGAATGGTCCAATAGTTCACGTCTCTCAGCGCTGCATAAAAAATTCAGGTTATGGATTTTGGTGGCTCTCTTTCTTATTCTCATGGCTGTTTCCTTAATTTCTTTGGATGGTCTCTTTACACGACTTTCAGATTGAGCCCATTTGCACCTGTCAATCTATAGACATATATGTGGCTGGCTACACCTATCCATCTACTACCATAGTTACCGTCTTACTATCTGTATTAGCCAAGTTGTTCCAGGTTTTTCTAACTCTTTCATGGATATCTTCTATGAACCAGAGCACACTGTTCTGCGCTCCGAGCAAGCGCCACTGATGCTACAATAGATCAAAGGTACTGGTTTTTCAGATCTTTGGCTACATATATTGGCTAACCATGGATCCAGTTTATCTGTTTACTTTATTTTGTTCTGAGCTTACAAACTGATAGCCACGGATCTCCTTTCCTTTTGCATTTTCTTGCATCTTTCTTTATACACCTCTTCTTTTTCCAAGCCATCAGCTGCAAATAGTTGACTGATACGGATTctgaacatctttcattttctttaTTTTCCACGCAGTTCTGAAATTGTGAGCATTCATATACAGTCTTTGGATCAAATAACAAAGGCAGCACACATAATTACAAGGTAATAGAAAGttcttggccttttctttctctgTTCCTTTCTTCTTTGTGACAATATCATCCATGTCATGATCCTAACTTGACCAAAATATACTGTACTAATGAACATATAGGCCTAAAAGCACTATAGATATACTTCGACAAATTTTCTCATACATATCCTATGAGTGCTTTCAGCCCATTTTAGAGTCCTGTCAAATATTTCTGTTGTTGACCAGAGATACCAATTTATATTCTCTTGAATAATTTTTCTTTATGTATCTTTTCATACATATTATGCAGTCTGCCTTATGTACATTCTAGCCCTTTTCTTCTTTTGTTTATATAATTTGAAAACTGTCAGCAATCATGTAAACTATTTGGACCAAGTAGCAGCAGTGACTGAAACAAGAGTGAGACATCAAAAAAATGTCTATGCTATTGTCAACTACTTGCCTAGCCCTTTCTCACATTATTGTCTATGCTATACTTTCCATCTCTGCTGATTATCCTGCTCTGATGTACACACTTATCACATATTGTGCAGTTTGCATTAGTTGTTCTCCTAAATACTCCTACATTCACTATATTGTTGATTATTCCAAGGAGTATTTTTTTTGTTCTCTGCATCGATATTATTCCATACGACTGTATCCTTTTTCTTAAAGAAATCATCTGCTTTACACTGCCTGTCATTCATACTTGTTTGCTGTGAAATCCCCAGGACCATAATGGAACCCAATAATGACTTCCACAAGAATGTATTCATGGGCCATGCACATCAGCATACAAGACTGTGCAATGTGGCATTATCCGTTTATCATTTAGCCGCTTTCTCTAATCTTCAGGCAAGCACCCGAAGCAATTATTGCCGCCATAAACGAGATATGCGACACACATGTAGATCCACACGTACACAGAATGAATGACCGAAGAAAAGTTGGTTCTCTCTCTATTCCCGACCATTTTATTtatcttatttttattttcttctatttccaAGTTCCTAAAACTGTAATGCAAGTCCTTGAGTTTTTGTCATGTACATGAATTGATCATGTTTACGTTACAGTGTGAATATACAATACTACCCACATCAAGTCGGAATCGAAAGCGAAGAAATGGCTAACCCTCACCACCCACCTCTACAGCCCTCAGATTTACTGCCTTCAGGGTTTCAACATTTTAACCATTTTGCTATTATCATTGCTGCTGATTGGGTTGGTGACGAACCGGATGGGAACGAGTAGCTAGATGTGGATCGAGGGTGGCGGCTCGGAAGGGTTCCCTCACCGTCGACCTCTCCTGCTGCTCGGTGGCGAGATGTAATCGTCCATAGTGGTCTGAGGTACAAGGAGGAGGACTCGGAATGTGGTGTTTACTCAATTGTGAAGCACAAGACATTTCCGTAAGGGATACATGAGGATGGTCCAATGAAACAAGTCTGCAACATTAAGTCAAAAGCGAGAGGACGGAATGAGGGGCGGTGTATATATGGACCAGGTGCAGGGTGTAGCTCACGGAGGTTGGCCCTCATGTCTAGCTCAATGAGATTATAGTTTTAAAGATTTAAATATTCCATTGCGTTGGTGTGGTTCAACGACATGTGTGTCGTGCGGTGTCTGAACTTGTCGCCTTGGCACTGACCATGTTCGGGCGCATTGTGATCAGGTGCTGACACCGCAGCCACTGACGAAGGTGGAAGGAGGATAAGCAATTACACGGGTGGGGCATCAGTTTGAAATAGAGGATGTGGGCCACGTGGATCTTGACTCTTGAGTAGTGTTACGAGTGTGATTttttcccattgcaacgcacgggcatgtttactAGTTACATTCATACTCAGaactatacctggccatgggcagtCTGGCCCGAAAATCCCGGTCCGGGCTGAGCCCGAGCGTGCCATCGGGCCGGGCTCATGCCTGAAAATTGAGCCCGACGGATAgatcgggccgggctcgggcttgcaAAAAAAGATTTTAGATGTGGTCGGGCCGGGCCGACCGTGCCATGTCGGGTTTTTCTGGGCTCATGCCTGATTTTAGTAGGCCCGACAGTCGGACCGTGTTATGACCGgcataggggcttagcccagtgggttatggcccaagtatcttaattaggggcttagcccaattatcttatca
Coding sequences within:
- the LOC123080415 gene encoding uncharacterized protein, whose product is MSAPSSPEEQVPSSPEEQEHPSNRPISPASATPERTCCGRSADVQSFSTAASFGCKVCLSNFWLEWSNSSRLSALHKKFRAHCSALRASATDATIDQSSEIVSIHIQSLDQITKAAHIITRTIMEPNNDFHKNVFMGHAHQHTRLCNVALSVYHLAAFSNLQASTRSNYCRHKRDMRHTCRSTRTQNE